In Candidatus Nitrosotenuis uzonensis, one DNA window encodes the following:
- a CDS encoding cupredoxin domain-containing protein, whose product MGIGYYQMYYLPEESAKPSVSHEILEPVDVTKIDIIPGSALPDQKDNFVPKLVNIQLGIDNKVIWHNSDDTPHTVTPDHNVADSYSGQFGSPGVIKAGETYEFLFTEDTEIEYHCQPHPWMKGKLIVTKQRF is encoded by the coding sequence ATGGGAATAGGATACTATCAAATGTATTACCTTCCAGAAGAATCGGCAAAGCCGTCAGTCTCGCACGAAATACTAGAGCCGGTCGATGTCACAAAAATTGACATAATCCCCGGATCCGCACTTCCGGACCAAAAGGACAACTTTGTGCCAAAGCTTGTCAACATACAGCTTGGAATAGACAACAAAGTTATCTGGCACAACTCTGATGATACGCCGCATACTGTTACGCCAGACCACAATGTGGCCGATTCGTACAGCGGTCAGTTTGGCTCGCCAGGGGTCATAAAGGCGGGGGAGACATACGAGTTCCTGTTCACAGAGGACACCGAAATAGAATACCATTGTCAACCGCACCCGTGGATGAAGGGCAAGCTGATTGTAACAAAGCAGAGATTCTAG
- a CDS encoding type II toxin-antitoxin system VapC family toxin: MRVVVADTSYIVEGLFNNASLFDDQIVCTASYGLHEILNAVWKHQTLLRRIKDGQPIVDALFDLISSGTIQLLTPKVETMKNAYDFAVKTKVPVYDTMFVALAKEMRVELLTFDKKQAAIFNHWRYDFS; the protein is encoded by the coding sequence TTGAGAGTCGTAGTTGCAGATACAAGTTATATCGTGGAAGGACTTTTCAACAACGCCTCATTATTCGATGATCAGATTGTCTGTACTGCTAGTTATGGTCTGCATGAGATTCTAAATGCTGTATGGAAACACCAAACATTGCTAAGACGGATTAAAGATGGTCAACCTATAGTGGATGCACTTTTTGATCTGATATCCTCCGGCACAATACAACTCCTGACACCAAAAGTTGAAACTATGAAAAATGCATATGATTTTGCGGTAAAAACCAAAGTGCCTGTCTACGACACCATGTTTGTCGCACTTGCAAAAGAGATGAGAGTGGAATTGTTGACATTTGATAAAAAGCAGGCGGCGATCTTTAATCACTGGAGATACGACTTTTCTTAG
- a CDS encoding cytochrome b, protein MAVSLSRRTGAVNFFYWLWDGLERTIFTGIKFSFPSRFVSPFGFLGMLTFIVFVILGISGALLMFYYMPILDRAWDSVEKINNVVPYGFHIRNIHYHGSNAMVLLAILHMYYQYFSGRYKIRNEVLWVTGVILGTVTILEAFTGYDIIFSERAELAISIAASLTNSIPIAGPTIRDAMFGSGFSDFVLRFYAQHVFILPLVMLGLMAVHFPRFLVFDVPMVMAISGAILITGGVFPIDMGFKFEPTVPPGITVPEWYLTGLYAFLRTQYDKFVTGVLWPGLFIGALLLIPFMDRYKKFSWKDRPIITAFGITGIAQIMVTTYWGFYIPPDTTIPLVQRLVIDPVFFYLVMILLVPLGFGFSYMMIKMAQEAERKAKLRKEKGPKQVAEIRLSQKWLNWIIVGLIAFQVYLNIAAYNAAITGLNNLSLFFTGLILIVFAGLFHVYRYALSEAKRPPPPPPAQTQEPQIEAPQPSEIKQEETKELPGEAPKPESK, encoded by the coding sequence ATGGCCGTTTCGTTAAGTAGGCGCACAGGCGCAGTCAACTTTTTCTACTGGCTGTGGGACGGCCTTGAGAGGACCATATTCACTGGAATAAAATTCTCGTTCCCATCAAGATTTGTCAGCCCGTTCGGATTTTTAGGAATGCTCACATTCATCGTATTTGTAATACTTGGGATCTCCGGCGCGCTGCTAATGTTCTATTACATGCCAATACTTGATAGGGCCTGGGACAGCGTAGAGAAGATAAACAACGTAGTTCCCTACGGATTCCACATAAGAAACATCCACTACCACGGCTCCAACGCCATGGTGTTGCTTGCCATACTGCACATGTATTACCAGTATTTCAGCGGGCGATACAAGATAAGAAACGAAGTCCTCTGGGTAACAGGTGTCATACTGGGTACCGTGACAATACTTGAGGCGTTCACAGGATACGATATAATATTCTCAGAGAGGGCCGAGCTTGCAATCAGCATAGCTGCATCACTTACCAACTCTATACCGATAGCTGGGCCCACCATACGCGATGCCATGTTCGGCTCGGGATTTTCCGACTTTGTGCTAAGATTCTACGCGCAGCACGTGTTCATTCTGCCACTGGTGATGCTCGGACTTATGGCTGTTCACTTTCCAAGATTTCTGGTATTTGACGTGCCGATGGTCATGGCAATTTCTGGGGCCATACTGATAACGGGAGGAGTATTCCCAATTGACATGGGCTTCAAGTTCGAGCCCACCGTGCCGCCCGGCATCACAGTTCCAGAGTGGTACCTGACGGGTCTTTACGCCTTTTTGAGGACCCAGTATGACAAGTTCGTAACGGGAGTGCTCTGGCCAGGCCTATTCATAGGGGCGTTATTGCTAATACCATTCATGGATAGATACAAAAAGTTCTCATGGAAGGACAGACCGATTATCACGGCATTTGGAATAACAGGAATTGCCCAGATAATGGTGACCACATACTGGGGCTTTTACATCCCTCCGGACACTACCATTCCACTGGTGCAAAGGCTGGTAATTGACCCTGTCTTCTTCTATCTGGTCATGATACTATTGGTGCCACTTGGCTTTGGATTCAGCTACATGATGATAAAAATGGCCCAGGAGGCAGAGCGCAAGGCAAAGCTAAGAAAGGAAAAGGGGCCAAAGCAGGTAGCAGAGATAAGACTTTCACAAAAGTGGCTCAACTGGATAATCGTCGGCCTCATCGCGTTCCAAGTATACCTGAACATTGCCGCCTACAATGCGGCCATCACTGGACTGAACAACCTCTCGCTGTTCTTTACCGGCCTGATACTGATAGTGTTTGCAGGACTGTTCCACGTATACAGGTATGCACTAAGTGAGGCAAAAAGGCCGCCGCCACCGCCACCGGCACAGACACAAGAGCCGCAGATAGAGGCACCGCAGCCATCCGAAATAAAGCAGGAAGAGACAAAGGAGCTCCCAGGCGAGGCTCCAAAACCCGAGTCAAAATAA
- a CDS encoding twin-arginine translocation signal domain-containing protein, with protein MPEQSPSTLSRRDFLKLMGAAGTALTFAPFVPWGKFMPNPDAAKLEKVPVILPDGNQANVNTFPVNHAEVITYPQTGDRVLDEEAFRKWQFIRLPAELGGEKNDVSSFRAYSMVCLHLWCLWKYWPQEGRKRGECPCHGSMYNPLTGTAFAGPASLQAPPSNTLAKLELEADASGDLWILPAKFSPNENGVVGYGRFVK; from the coding sequence ATGCCTGAACAAAGCCCTAGTACACTATCAAGAAGGGACTTTTTAAAGCTCATGGGTGCTGCAGGAACTGCGCTCACATTTGCCCCATTTGTTCCGTGGGGCAAGTTCATGCCAAACCCGGACGCTGCAAAACTAGAAAAGGTACCGGTAATTTTACCTGATGGAAACCAGGCAAATGTTAACACTTTTCCAGTAAATCATGCCGAAGTCATTACGTACCCGCAAACCGGGGACAGGGTGCTAGATGAGGAGGCATTCAGGAAATGGCAGTTCATCAGGCTTCCTGCAGAACTTGGCGGCGAGAAAAATGATGTGAGCTCGTTCCGAGCATACAGCATGGTCTGCCTTCATCTGTGGTGCCTGTGGAAGTACTGGCCTCAAGAGGGAAGAAAGAGAGGTGAGTGTCCGTGCCATGGAAGCATGTACAATCCTCTGACTGGGACTGCATTTGCAGGACCTGCATCGCTTCAGGCGCCACCGTCAAACACGCTGGCAAAACTGGAACTGGAGGCAGATGCCAGCGGGGATCTCTGGATTCTTCCAGCAAAGTTCTCGCCAAATGAAAATGGAGTAGTGGGGTATGGCCGTTTCGTTAAGTAG